ctgcagcccccttcaggtgctggaaagctgctagaAAGTTgacctggagccttctcttctgcaggctgaacaaatcCAACTCCctgagcctgtcctcatagcagaggtgcttcagccctctgaccatctttgtggccctcctctggactgtgtTCAGCAGCACCTTCTCGTGTGGGTGgccccagagctgcagacagtACTGCTGGTGGGGGtctcacaagggcagagtagaggggcagaatgccctcccttgacCCGCTGGCCACACATCTTTTGAGGCAGCTCAGTTCACAGCTGGCTTTTTGGGCCACCACGCACATGGCTGGCTACCCACCCACGCCAGCACCCCCATCCACGCAGGGGCGCGGAGTCAGGCTGTTCCCGGCGTGCGGACACGTCTCGCAGGGAAGCCGGAGCCAGGAACAAGGCAGCTGCCTGCGAGCAACGTGCAGGCTGTGTGTGGTAGGGCTGTACTCGCAGGCTGCCAGCACCCGGGCCGGGAAGGCGGTGGGGATGGCGGCTGCCAatgggagcctgcaggagcacagccatgtGCGAAACTTAAAATGCAAGCGGAGCGGGAGCGCGCCGAGAGCCCTGCCCAGCGCTGCcggagctgccagcctggctgctcggGGTGGCTTCGGCAGCCTGCGCGGGTGCGCAACGGGGAGCGGGGCTGAGAGCCGCCGGGGCGGGAGCGGCTGAGGCACTTATCTGCGGGGTGGTTGGGCTATAAAACCACGAAGGGGATTAGACCCGACTCCCATCTTCACACGTTTCAGCTACACAGGCAAAAGTCTGCAATCTGGATTCTAAAGATGCTGttttagctgctgctgagatCAGAAACAGACtctgggagggagaaaaaaaaaagtctctccccgcctgaaggtcctgcctgtTCTTCATGGAGCAGAACACTGTTGGAGAGTTCATTAAAGCAATCATAAATGGATCTGATTTCCTGAATCATTCCACACTCTGAACTCACCTAACAACGCTCCCAGGAATTATTCTTTCCCCCCGGTTAAATTCACTAAGCTTTGCTTTAGATGTAGAGAGCAGTGTAAAGCTAAAGCCCGCGTTGGAGTCAGTAGGTGACATCCCTGCCCAGGTGAGACCTCCCCAGGTCCCGTTCCCGAGGCGCGCCGGAATTTCTGGAGCGGTCACAAGCAGGTCCGGGCTTTTTATCCTCCACCTAACAGCCCCGTTCATCCAAACACACCCTCAGCCCCCCAGCAAACCTCCTCCCGGTGAGAACTGGtccagctgggcaggggcaggggcagcgccATCGCCTGCGCTCCCACCCCCGGGATGCTTGGGGCGGGGAGGGGTGTTTGTGTCCCCCCTCCCCGGGGCCGCGGGGTGCCGGGGCcggtcccttccctcccctccggGGCTGAGGAAGCGGAGGGAGCCGTGGAGTCGTTCTGCATATTAATGAGCCGGGAGCAAGGGCAGCGGGAGCTGTTTTAAAAGAGGACAAGGGGAGGAAAGCGGCAGAGcgcaggcagcggcaggcagcggcaggcagccgctcTCTGCTGTCCTCTCCCTGGTGACATCCAGCCCCAGGGACAAGGAGGGACAAACCCGAGGGGAGCAAGCACATTTCAAATCCCTGGCATCTCCTTAGGTACCTGCTGCCTCACCATGAAGCTCCTGACAGCAGCTTTGCTTGTGCTGTTCATCGCCATGTGCTTGGCCAGCACAGAGGGTAAGTAGGTTTATTCTGCTTCTTCCCACCTAAAGCTCTTTTTCCACTCAGTTTGCTCTGCCTCTTGGTAGCCCTGAATTGGGTTTAGTTGTTCTTTGCATGTGGTGTGTTGTATCTGTGGGGTAAGGGGCTACAAATTTTTCAAAGGTGGGAGTAGAAGGAAAATACAGGAGCCAAAGTTGTGCTCTTCATGGCAgacaagcagccccagctccccggGTGGGAGGTCATGctgggggctctgctgctcttagaaccacagaatcatctcggttggaagagaccttcaagacccaGTTGCATTCAGGAATATAGCTCGAatatctcctccaacctgagaGGGGTTTGGAAAGCTGAAATGGAAATAGTATGGAAAATAGAGGTGGATTTACTGAGGTGGGACAGATTCAGATCGCGCCAGAGTCTACCtactgctgggcacaggagtgATGCTTTAAAACCCCTCAGCTTCTTACGGTCTGGCTACCAATGCAGCACAGCatccctgccagggcacacggctgagagccctgcaaaGTCCCAGGGAGATGCGTGCGAAGGAGAAAGTAGCCGAGATGCGGCTCTGCTTGCCCAGTTTGAGGCGGGCTCCATCTCTTTGGTTCCCTTCCTTGTGAAGCACAGCCACATTTAATCCCAGCAGGTGTGCTCTGAAACCTCCCCGCTCCCCCCGAGCCTCTAGAGCACGTTTCCCAGAGAGCCACTAGCTTTTTGCCTGGCGATACAGCAGAGGCAATGTTGTTCTTTTTAAGCTCGGTATCATCACAACCCCCCAGCTTTTATCCCGGGATGTAGCAGGGAAAGCCTCGCTCCCTGGGAGCCCGGCAGCACAACAAAGCCCCAGCTTCTCCCCGCCGAGGCGCGAAGGGGCGAGGGGAAGTCCGTGCGCGCACGCAGGCTGGCGGGGCAGGGACGCTTGGTACGCGCAGGCTGCTCGGGCGGATGAGAAAATGCTTTTCCTTGTAGGCGTGAAGTGCAAATGCTCGAGAAAAGGCCCCAAAATAAGGTTCTCTAACGTCCGGAAGCTGGAGATCAAACCAAGGTACCCGTTCTGCGTGGAGGAGATGATTATGTAAGTTTCCCTTCCTTCGTTGCCTGCCCTTTCCCTCTCAGCCCAAGTGCTTTACCTTATTCTGCAAGGTCCTTCCTTGCCTTTGTTTTCCCTCGTGCCCTGGCATGCAGATCTCTGGGAATAGTTCCTTTATCAGATGTGGGAAGAGAGCCCACCAGCCAAACGAGCCAACTGTGCCATTCTGATCAAAACCcccagctggaggagaggattgtttttttctccttttgctcAAAGAAACATTTCCAAGTAGCAATAAAAGGATAATCATCAGCAATAAAAGGATAATCATTAGTCCAAGTGGAGACAGGGACAAATCCTGCTCCGAGCTGCTCGGTGTAGAGCTCTAAGCTCTTTACTCAGCTTATGCTGAGCTCCCAGGAGAACATTGGCAGAGTTTGGAAGGTTCTGCAAGGAAGATTTCTCCCAACCAGAGTCAGATTTTTGCCTGCCTTGTCCCAGAGCTATCCCTTTGCCTTCCATGGGATTGCCCAGCAGGAAAGCAAaccccttcctcctcacctcactGCCAGCCGGAATCAACTGTGCCTGAAAGCTCAAAGCCATGTAGCGACTGCCAGAGGCAAGGCAGGTACAGGGGTTTTGACCTCTCTGACTCACTCAAAAGGAGGAGTTTCAGGTTTTAAATACGGGTTTCTTGAGGTTTTTATTCCTGTCCTGTTTCGGATATCTTAAGATTCCCCCAACAAAGCACCATTCAACCAGCACATGGGGATGGATAAGGACCAGCTAAGTCAAGAAGACTGCATTGATCCCCTTTTCCACCTAAGAGTGGGAGGAAAAGGGTCCCAAGAGCAGCTGCCAGAACTCCAGAGTCCCTCTTGCTGCCAGAGCTCCAAGGACTGATTTACTCCAGGGTCTGGGCTCTCTGTGAGCAGTTGCCTTTTGCTTAATGTTAGAAAGGTGCTTCCGCAGACGGATCCAAGTCCTGTCCAGCCAAGACACACACCACCTCCTGAGCTATGTAATGCCCAGGGGGCCAAATCCTGCCTGTCCAACTGGCACAAACAAGGAGATACCATGGGAGCCTGATCCTGCCCTTATGGAGATATATGGTTCACCAGACAGTGTATGGAGGAGCAACAGAGCCAGACTGCCCCAGGCTTCCTCCAGATTTACGCCAGCATCGCTGCGAGCAGAGCTTAGCCCAGGGAACGCAGACCCAGCTCTTCGAAGCCTGACTCAGCTGATGGTGGCCTGAACAGAAAAGTGCTTGCAGAACATCACTGCCTGAATCAGAGGCTTGCAGCAGCTTTCCTTTGACCTTTCAATAGCAAAGCAATAGTGTGGAGGAGCACTAACCCCTTGCACCCCAGGTACTTGCCCCaaggcagctggggagcagtgTAAAAATCAATCTCATTGGTGCAGCATTTCAATCCCAGTCCGAAAGCTGGAACActgtgcaggagcagtggcTTTCCCAGCTGGatagcactgcagtgctgttcAAGCCCAGAGGGTTGCCCTGGGCTTGCAGCAGCCGCGGGATCAGAGCCGCCCcattgctcctgctgctcttggaggggcaagcagggctgagtgctgctgtcactgcctAGCCAGCTGCCCCAacgcaggctgagggcagcactgAAAGGAAACTGAAATTAATATTCTGAGAACCAATCAACCTGGGAAATCTCTGGACAAGGCACAGAAGAGCTAAAAATTCCTGCAACTGAGTTTCTGTTGCTGCAGTGATCATCTAAAGCGAGCTGTCAGTGCCGAGGCTCCTCCTGCCCGCCTCCAAAGCCCTCCTATCTTTCCATACAGCAGAAACACGATGCCAACCATGTTTGGCAGAGGAGTAGCAGGTATGGGGGTGCAGGAAGGAATTTGCCTTTGGCCATAACTACTCCCACCCCCCCAGAGCTCTGGTACAGGGCAAGAGACAGCTAAATGGAGCCCTCAGCATAGACAAAAGCTGTCAGGATTGCTGGTACATGTAGCAGAGGCTGTGACTGTATGAGGAAAAGCAGCATAAAATAGGAGGGAGGTTTAATTCTCCCTGCCTGGAAGGATCCAGCCCCTCTCCGTGTATTGCCCTGTCTTAAAGATGAGGATGTGCTGGGGCaagaagagctgctgaggagcgAACACTGCTGAGAGCCTCACTCGAGGGATGGTCAAGGTAGATGGCACACCCTGAGTCAGCATGGGACAAAaggagcagggccaggatgCTCCTGGGCACGGAGACAGTGGGTTTgtaggcagaggagcagccgcACCATGCCTGCAGATGAGACCCATGGGGACATGAAGCTCAGAAGGTCACAAACTAACCCAGGGGTGCTCATCACAGCCCTAGAGGCATAGACATGCCAGGGAAAATTGTGACACCATGCATCAAGGGTCCAGCCACCAAGCCCTGGGCAGCTAAGGGACAGTTCAGCACACACCCCTGGTATGAGCTCATGCTCTAAATCCCTCACTGGAGGTGTAAATTCTGCTGTTTCAGTCCCTTCTCCATCTGTCTCAACCTCTTCTTGCAGCCCATCCAGATTTCCTCACTCAGGGTATTAGCTTCTGCAACCTCTTCTGAGGCACAGCCCCTGCTGATCTGTTGGATCAGCATTCCCTAAAGCAGATGCAGATCAGTTCAGAGTGCCCCAAAATGCTACCACCCAACCCTGTGTCCAAATCATGGGGACCACAGAGGACTATGGGGCTGCCCTGAGAACATCTCCTCTACTGCAAAGCCTCCAGCATCAACACCAAACAACACAGCCTGGGAAGAGACCCAGCTCATCCGAGAGGCAAACCTTGCACCCTCCTCAGGCTGCAGGCTCGGGCAAATCCAGCCCATCCTTCGCCGCTCCTGGTGCAGGTGCTGGGCTCGCTGCCTT
The window above is part of the Pogoniulus pusillus isolate bPogPus1 chromosome 22, bPogPus1.pri, whole genome shotgun sequence genome. Proteins encoded here:
- the CXCL14 gene encoding C-X-C motif chemokine 14 codes for the protein MKLLTAALLVLFIAMCLASTEGVKCKCSRKGPKIRFSNVRKLEIKPRYPFCVEEMIIVTLWTRVRGEQQHCLNPKRQNTIRLLKWYRVWKEKGRVYEE